In the Flagellimonas sp. MMG031 genome, one interval contains:
- a CDS encoding OmpA family protein, which yields MKKFLLGTLAMTVLLSSCVSQKKYAELEAKHKETQDLLNSATVKLNDCLEEKATADSRLKTLEDQNAFLKANNQELINNMGNLTTLTTKGAENLEKSLESLREKDLTIRKLQDAVTRRDSVNLALVQSLKGVLGNLDDDDIEISVEKGVVFVSISDKLLFRSGSYNVTSAAKEVLGKVAKVVNNKPDFEFMVEGHTDNVPYRSGVLLDNWDLSAKRATSVVRILQNDFGVDPARMTAAGRSYYVPLVSNDTSANRAKNRRTRIVVLPKIDQFYNMIEEGMKDPAIGGTGK from the coding sequence GACCGTTCTTTTATCCTCTTGCGTATCGCAGAAGAAATACGCTGAACTGGAGGCCAAACACAAAGAAACCCAAGACCTATTGAACTCTGCAACCGTTAAATTGAACGATTGCTTGGAAGAAAAAGCTACTGCTGACTCTAGGTTGAAAACCCTCGAAGACCAAAACGCATTCCTTAAGGCAAATAACCAAGAGCTCATCAACAACATGGGCAACTTGACCACTTTGACCACAAAAGGTGCCGAAAACCTTGAAAAGTCATTGGAAAGCCTACGTGAAAAGGACCTTACCATCAGAAAGTTGCAAGATGCCGTTACCCGCAGAGACTCTGTAAACCTTGCATTGGTACAGAGCTTGAAAGGTGTATTGGGCAATTTGGACGACGACGACATCGAAATCAGTGTTGAAAAAGGCGTGGTATTTGTTTCCATTTCCGATAAATTGTTGTTCAGAAGCGGAAGCTACAACGTAACCAGTGCTGCAAAAGAAGTACTTGGAAAAGTTGCCAAAGTGGTGAACAACAAACCAGACTTTGAGTTTATGGTAGAAGGTCATACCGACAACGTACCATACAGAAGCGGTGTTTTATTGGACAACTGGGATTTGAGTGCCAAAAGAGCCACATCCGTTGTTCGTATCCTACAAAACGATTTTGGTGTAGACCCTGCTAGAATGACTGCTGCCGGACGTAGCTACTACGTACCATTGGTAAGCAACGATACCTCTGCAAACAGAGCCAAAAACAGAAGAACAAGAATCGTTGTACTTCCAAAAATCGATCAGTTCTATAACATGATCGAAGAAGGAATGAAAGATCCTGCCATCGGAGGTACCGGTAAATAA
- a CDS encoding L-threonylcarbamoyladenylate synthase, producing MAELIKLYEENPNPKQVEKVVDVLRQGGLVIYPTDTVYGLGCDITNSKALQRIARIKGVKLEKANWSFICADLSNLSDYVRQIDSATFKILKRTLPGPYTFILPGNNNLPKDFKKKKTVGIRVPDNSIARALVTGLGHPIVSTSIRDDDDILEYTTDPELIFEKWQNLVDVVIDGGYGDNVASTVIDLSGDTPEVIREGKGSLEIY from the coding sequence ATGGCTGAATTGATCAAACTTTATGAGGAAAACCCCAACCCAAAGCAGGTTGAGAAGGTGGTAGACGTGCTACGGCAGGGCGGCTTGGTCATTTATCCAACAGATACCGTGTATGGATTGGGTTGCGATATTACCAACTCCAAGGCATTACAGCGCATTGCCCGGATAAAGGGAGTAAAGCTGGAAAAAGCAAACTGGTCCTTTATTTGTGCAGATTTGAGCAATTTGTCAGATTATGTGCGACAAATTGATAGCGCTACTTTCAAGATTCTTAAAAGAACTCTACCCGGCCCCTATACCTTTATTCTTCCGGGAAACAATAATCTTCCCAAAGATTTCAAGAAAAAGAAAACGGTGGGTATCCGTGTACCGGACAATTCCATTGCCAGAGCTTTGGTAACTGGGCTGGGACACCCTATTGTTTCCACCTCTATTCGGGATGACGATGATATTCTGGAGTATACCACAGATCCTGAGCTCATCTTTGAAAAATGGCAGAACCTTGTGGATGTTGTGATCGATGGGGGATATGGCGACAATGTGGCCTCCACGGTAATCGACCTTTCTGGGGATACACCCGAAGTGATACGAGAGGGCAAGGGCAGTCTTGAAATTTATTGA